The following proteins come from a genomic window of Acetivibrio cellulolyticus CD2:
- a CDS encoding type I restriction endonuclease subunit R: MNQNPEQRARDNIDKQLISCGWIIQSKNQINLYAGTGVAVREYQTDAGIADYILFIEQKPVGVIEAKKEEEGHRITTVEEQSLEYAVSKLKYLKNDPLPFVYESTGTITHFTDYRDPKPRAKEVFTFYRPETLRDMLKNAKPLRGRLLDIKVLPEEGLRDCQIRAIKKLEKSFKDNRPRALIQMATGSGKTFTAITFIYRLLRYANAKRILFLVDTKNLGEQAEQEFLSYLPNDDNRKFTELYNVQRLKSSYIATDSQVCISTIQRMYSILKGEELEEDAEECNPGEIKWEKREPLPVIYNEKVPIEFFDFIIIDECHRSIYNLWKQVLEYFDGFLIGLTATPDKRTFGFFNQNIVSEYTHEEAVIDGVNVGHNVYVIETKITKRGAAIWKGEFVDKREKLTRRKRWEQLDEDVTYSAKKLDDEVVNPNQIRAIIRTFKEKLPEIFPHRTEVPKTLIFAKTDSHADDIINIVREEFNEGNAFCKKITYNSDEDPKSVLSQFRNDYNPRIAVTVDMIATGTDVKPLECLIFMRDVKSRNYFEQMKGRGTRTISLDDLKKVTPSAQYTKDHFVIIDAIGVTKSLKTDSRPLERKPGVPLKDLLRAVAVGARDEDLYTSLANRLIRLEKQMTDKEKEQFREKSQGKSLKQVTKALLDAYDPDIIDVAARKKFGIFTENVPEPSQLEEAQQELIKDAARAFTGELNTYIENVRKAHEQIIDIINPDVVEFAGWDSKAKEKATEIVEDFKAYIEKHKDEIIALQIFYGQPYRRRELTYSMIKDLLENLKLEKPALAPFSVWQAYEQLDNVNCGNPKNELVALVSLVRRVIGIDDALAPYDKTVDKNFQDWVFKKQAGALKFTPEQMEWLRMIKDHIAMSFHLDKDDLDYSPFDAKGGLGKMWQLFGDKTDEIIDELNEGLVA, from the coding sequence ATGAATCAAAATCCGGAGCAAAGAGCCAGAGATAATATAGATAAACAGCTAATTAGCTGTGGATGGATTATTCAAAGCAAAAATCAGATTAACCTGTACGCAGGCACTGGAGTAGCTGTTCGGGAGTATCAAACAGATGCAGGTATAGCTGACTATATTTTGTTTATTGAACAAAAGCCTGTAGGGGTTATTGAAGCTAAGAAGGAAGAAGAAGGACATCGTATTACTACAGTTGAGGAACAGTCTTTAGAATATGCAGTCAGCAAGCTAAAATACCTAAAAAATGACCCGCTGCCTTTTGTTTATGAAAGTACAGGTACAATAACACATTTTACAGATTACCGGGATCCAAAGCCAAGGGCAAAAGAGGTTTTTACATTTTATAGACCGGAAACTTTACGGGATATGCTTAAGAACGCGAAACCATTAAGGGGAAGATTGCTTGATATCAAGGTATTACCTGAGGAAGGACTCCGTGATTGTCAGATAAGAGCAATAAAAAAGCTTGAGAAATCTTTTAAAGACAATAGACCAAGGGCTCTTATACAGATGGCAACAGGATCAGGTAAAACATTTACAGCCATAACCTTTATATATAGGCTTTTAAGATACGCCAATGCAAAAAGAATTCTATTTCTAGTTGATACTAAAAACCTTGGAGAGCAGGCTGAGCAAGAGTTTTTATCCTATTTACCAAACGATGATAATAGGAAATTTACCGAGCTATATAATGTCCAGCGTCTAAAGTCAAGCTATATAGCTACTGATAGTCAGGTGTGTATCAGTACCATTCAGAGGATGTATTCCATTCTTAAGGGAGAAGAGCTTGAAGAAGATGCTGAGGAATGTAACCCAGGTGAAATAAAATGGGAAAAGCGTGAACCTCTACCCGTTATATATAATGAAAAAGTTCCAATAGAGTTTTTTGATTTTATAATTATAGATGAATGTCATAGAAGTATTTATAATCTTTGGAAACAGGTTTTAGAGTATTTTGACGGTTTTTTGATAGGACTTACAGCAACTCCTGATAAAAGGACATTTGGGTTTTTTAATCAAAATATTGTGAGTGAATATACCCATGAGGAAGCTGTAATTGATGGTGTTAATGTTGGACATAATGTATATGTCATTGAAACGAAGATTACTAAGAGGGGTGCAGCCATTTGGAAAGGTGAGTTTGTTGACAAAAGAGAAAAGCTCACAAGACGTAAGCGATGGGAGCAGTTGGATGAGGATGTAACATATTCAGCTAAAAAGCTGGACGATGAGGTGGTAAATCCCAATCAGATACGGGCCATTATTAGAACCTTTAAGGAGAAGCTTCCTGAAATTTTTCCACATCGTACCGAAGTGCCAAAGACACTTATATTTGCAAAGACAGACAGCCATGCGGATGATATTATAAACATTGTCAGGGAAGAATTTAATGAGGGAAATGCCTTTTGTAAAAAGATTACATATAATTCAGATGAAGATCCCAAATCTGTGCTGTCACAGTTTAGGAATGACTATAACCCAAGAATCGCAGTTACTGTGGATATGATTGCAACAGGTACTGATGTGAAGCCTTTGGAATGTCTCATATTTATGAGGGATGTTAAGAGCAGGAATTATTTCGAACAAATGAAGGGCAGAGGAACGAGAACCATTTCGTTAGATGACTTGAAGAAGGTTACTCCTTCGGCTCAATATACAAAGGACCATTTTGTAATTATTGATGCAATCGGCGTTACAAAGTCGTTGAAGACAGACAGCAGGCCATTGGAGCGAAAACCAGGAGTTCCTTTGAAAGACCTTTTGAGGGCTGTTGCGGTTGGTGCTAGGGATGAAGACCTTTATACCAGCTTGGCAAACAGACTTATAAGGCTTGAAAAGCAGATGACAGATAAGGAAAAGGAACAATTCCGAGAGAAATCTCAAGGGAAAAGTTTGAAACAGGTGACTAAGGCTTTGCTGGATGCTTATGATCCTGATATAATTGATGTTGCTGCAAGAAAAAAGTTTGGTATTTTCACTGAAAATGTTCCAGAGCCATCACAACTTGAGGAAGCTCAGCAGGAACTTATAAAAGATGCTGCAAGGGCATTTACAGGCGAATTGAATACATATATTGAAAATGTTAGAAAAGCTCATGAGCAGATAATTGATATAATTAATCCTGATGTCGTTGAGTTTGCCGGATGGGATTCAAAGGCGAAGGAGAAAGCAACAGAAATTGTTGAAGATTTTAAGGCGTACATAGAGAAACATAAAGATGAAATTATAGCACTTCAGATTTTTTACGGACAACCATACCGAAGAAGGGAATTGACCTATTCCATGATCAAGGACCTGCTGGAAAATCTGAAGCTGGAAAAACCTGCCCTAGCTCCGTTTAGTGTATGGCAAGCCTATGAGCAGCTTGACAATGTGAATTGTGGTAATCCCAAGAATGAGCTTGTTGCACTGGTTTCTTTGGTGAGAAGGGTAATTGGGATTGATGATGCATTGGCTCCGTATGATAAAACAGTGGATAAGAACTTCCAGGATTGGGTGTTTAAAAAGCAGGCAGGAGCTTTAAAGTTTACTCCAGAGCAGATGGAGTGGCTCAGGATGATTAAGGATCACATTGCCATGTCATTTCATCTGGATAAGGATGATTTGGACTATTCACCCTTTGATGCAAAGGGTGGTTTGGGCAAGATGTGGCAGTTGTTTGGAGATAAGACGGATGAGATTATAGATGAGTTGAATGAAGGATTGGTGGCGTAA
- a CDS encoding X2-like carbohydrate binding domain-containing protein → MKQKIKSLLNKKTSNITANVLLLSLLINLMSAMVLPAYAVSTPTVDSYINFGSTNSLPIKWRVLSVNQNMVTLYAVTSVGDQVMGQANWMDSTLRSWLNGEFYNSAFSDNEKNVIQTSSITTDVNGTSVNTTDKVYIPSTLDVCGSNSANGATVPVTFQVGSQYFRNSGMWGSTLLPYFSDNSKIWFHDTYATQKLTTYPMIQVNCSSMVLQGDGSEVSPYYVTFVPTVESISSPSSVYSESLLSLTTPTVSDNGNAITSQGWQLSSTDRTTWTDFDPGTQIFSASQNGYYIRYYATNSLGTGYSNEVTITVNKYETSLALSVNPVSPSDYPAEIELTATLSNADSLSNKAIDFYLGDTKLNTAAIMTDSNGKATYTYTSAQAASYVFSAHYAGDNKNNEASSNDLNYTINKGTQSAITIIDAPITKNFGDSNFTLTASGGAGTGDYKWSINNEKKYNGTPAVSGSIATITSGGIVTINGAGSFTINVYRQGDNNYNDSDVVTTDITVNQSISTISIIDKTVTYSKTAVNYQDSDINFKTGSTGAITFTYYSDSICTTSISAPVDAGTYYVVASIEQDENYSSATSNIAILTIVKKDIIISSVATQNKLYGTMDPKLNYTYEGNIGNETPAFIGSLSRETGDKIGDYAISLGDLSLTDNGEFKAKNYAIALDNKPAYFQIKEYTPDERANISEPNGTNGWFNSNEISLNAPLGFTISQSNALTGNSWSGSIDIDNTDGLDKTVTYYLKNNADGAISNQLTSDTYKVDCTQPKGQIVMGTNRWSQFLNKITFGIFFKETRNVTITTEDQLSETTTEYLQTETSYNGESIKNATGWVTGTSFNIMPNFAGYIYAKITSGAGLVTYIDTDGMVGYTDSQQATEEIKFTKTSTSDVTSRVILNGNTIKDITDSKKTLANSTDYTVFDDTITFKASYLNTLEAGNHTLTVIYNPQGKEFVKGTDNQEPATTTISLSVSKATGSITNISDISKIYDGKGVLEPTISKLGSGSETIEYKEKGAGDNAYTTTGPATVGNYTVRVTVGEDNNYEQASVTKDFNISYLSLPVNPYTLTPEPNTTGWRNTEVSIVPANTYTVATSLNGTYQKSIRIPDSVTNYIIYLKNSSGQMTDAITIQDIKIDREVPSGEISIDENKWNTFLNQITFGLFFKETKSVNITAKEQISGTTTEYLQSETRYNADTIKTAKGWIAGTSFNIAPKFAGYIYAKITSGSGLVSYIDTIGIVSYTDSQQATANISFSKAKGSDVMAKLKLNGNTIKQITDGTKILVNGTDYDVSGDMITFKLSYLDTLALGNYTLTISYNPQGKEYDNSQNINNKPLETQIMLQVTNELDELKKIHITPISVDFFENEKIQKNEIAYTIEGLLAGEAAENILDLSKMILLIDNNPILSNDFTLTEGIHSVSFSGAMASGYEISFETATITVHKKLTINFDANGGINVPKPVSAQSGQLLNMPQSPMKTGSAFIGWTLDKTTNKLWDFAYDTVTTDAVLYAVWSNDLYSVAIKSNNGSPDIIYTGVAKSTFINKPQDPELKGYGFVGWYSNPELTIPWNFSKNPVTKDVNIYAKFTRDTYTVNFELFGSLARQPITGIYYDTLVRPIPTVPEIEGKIFAGWYLDKNLSQSFDFAFDTVKSDITLYPRWVNKTYTVFGGVADSNGNIVPDVKVKISSNGSQLAETTTDNNGLFRFIQVPQGDYILTAISKDGKSKTLDISVVNKDIMELVMILPLTNTTTVAQKSNNARYVDIRNMDNLLNSSQKSVFTVTEQKILRSGGNVKVNSMVKSSDEMPAEKLSSVNNFASKSGLVTAESYDVSIQKLITDVNGNTQTGYISQTDNTLMIKIPLTDKAKNKNNYYIIREHNGQMQTITTTPQNGEYIELANDSIIVHAKRFSSFTVAFDSQYAPTWGWLLVVIPLLLIICLLYVKNLESQKGGDK, encoded by the coding sequence ATGAAGCAAAAAATTAAAAGTCTTTTAAATAAAAAAACAAGCAACATAACAGCAAACGTGTTATTACTTTCATTACTGATAAACCTAATGTCCGCTATGGTTTTGCCAGCTTATGCAGTCAGTACTCCTACCGTGGACAGCTATATTAATTTCGGAAGCACAAATAGTCTTCCAATTAAATGGAGAGTTTTATCGGTTAATCAAAATATGGTAACGTTATATGCAGTTACATCTGTTGGCGATCAAGTAATGGGACAAGCAAATTGGATGGATTCAACTTTGAGGTCATGGCTTAATGGAGAATTTTATAATTCTGCATTTTCTGATAATGAAAAGAATGTAATACAAACATCCTCAATAACAACTGATGTTAATGGAACCTCAGTGAACACAACGGATAAGGTGTATATTCCTTCTACTTTAGATGTTTGTGGAAGCAACAGCGCAAATGGAGCAACCGTTCCAGTTACATTTCAAGTAGGTTCCCAATATTTTAGAAATTCAGGTATGTGGGGCAGCACTTTGCTGCCGTACTTTTCTGATAATAGCAAAATATGGTTCCACGACACTTATGCTACTCAAAAGCTTACTACTTATCCCATGATTCAGGTTAATTGCAGCTCTATGGTGCTTCAAGGAGATGGTTCAGAAGTAAGCCCCTATTATGTTACATTTGTTCCGACAGTGGAAAGTATCTCATCTCCGTCTTCCGTATATTCAGAAAGCTTATTATCCTTGACTACGCCAACGGTTAGTGATAACGGAAATGCTATTACATCACAAGGATGGCAATTGAGTTCCACTGACAGAACAACATGGACCGATTTTGATCCTGGCACACAGATATTTAGTGCTTCCCAAAACGGGTATTATATTAGATATTATGCTACAAATTCTTTGGGAACTGGGTATTCTAACGAGGTTACTATCACTGTCAATAAGTACGAAACTTCACTTGCGTTGTCTGTAAACCCTGTCTCACCTTCGGACTATCCAGCTGAAATAGAGTTAACAGCTACTCTTTCTAATGCGGACAGTCTTTCTAATAAGGCAATAGACTTTTACCTTGGAGATACAAAGCTTAATACAGCTGCTATTATGACTGATTCAAACGGAAAAGCTACTTATACATATACCTCAGCACAGGCAGCAAGCTATGTATTTAGTGCACACTACGCAGGAGACAATAAAAATAATGAAGCCTCATCAAATGACTTAAACTATACAATAAACAAAGGCACCCAAAGTGCTATTACTATAATTGATGCACCCATAACTAAAAATTTTGGTGATTCAAACTTTACACTGACCGCTTCGGGGGGAGCTGGTACAGGTGACTATAAATGGAGCATTAATAATGAGAAGAAATATAATGGAACGCCTGCAGTATCAGGTAGTATTGCAACCATTACTTCTGGTGGTATTGTTACTATAAATGGGGCAGGCTCGTTTACTATCAATGTATATCGCCAAGGTGATAATAACTATAACGACAGTGATGTAGTCACTACAGATATAACGGTAAATCAATCCATTAGTACTATTTCTATAATAGATAAAACAGTCACATACTCTAAAACGGCAGTAAACTACCAAGACTCTGATATAAATTTCAAAACAGGGTCAACTGGGGCAATAACCTTCACATACTATTCTGATAGCATTTGCACAACTAGTATTTCTGCACCAGTAGATGCAGGAACATACTATGTGGTGGCAAGTATTGAGCAGGATGAGAATTATTCCTCTGCAACAAGCAATATTGCAATTCTTACCATTGTAAAAAAGGATATTATCATTAGTAGTGTTGCTACCCAAAACAAACTTTATGGTACAATGGATCCAAAACTTAACTATACTTATGAGGGCAATATTGGGAATGAAACGCCTGCGTTCATAGGTTCGCTGTCAAGAGAAACAGGCGACAAAATAGGCGATTACGCCATTTCATTGGGTGATCTTTCACTTACTGACAATGGAGAGTTTAAGGCAAAAAACTATGCAATTGCTCTGGATAATAAACCTGCATATTTTCAAATTAAGGAGTATACGCCAGATGAAAGAGCCAATATTTCAGAACCGAATGGTACAAACGGCTGGTTTAACAGTAACGAAATTTCTCTAAATGCACCCTTGGGCTTTACAATATCACAAAGCAATGCCTTAACGGGGAACAGTTGGTCAGGTAGCATTGATATTGATAATACTGATGGTTTAGATAAAACTGTAACATATTATCTCAAAAATAATGCTGATGGAGCAATCTCAAATCAACTTACAAGTGATACCTATAAGGTAGACTGTACCCAACCCAAAGGCCAAATTGTGATGGGGACAAACAGATGGAGTCAGTTTCTTAATAAAATCACATTTGGCATATTCTTTAAAGAAACAAGAAATGTAACTATTACTACTGAAGATCAGCTTTCAGAAACAACAACTGAATACTTACAAACTGAAACAAGCTATAATGGGGAGTCAATTAAAAATGCAACGGGTTGGGTAACAGGTACAAGCTTTAATATAATGCCGAATTTTGCAGGATATATCTATGCAAAAATAACCAGCGGTGCTGGCCTGGTAACATACATAGACACGGATGGCATGGTTGGCTATACCGATTCACAACAGGCAACCGAAGAAATAAAATTTACTAAAACAAGCACTTCAGATGTAACTTCAAGGGTAATCTTAAATGGAAATACCATTAAAGATATCACTGATAGTAAAAAAACACTTGCAAATAGTACTGACTATACTGTTTTTGATGATACAATTACCTTTAAAGCAAGTTATCTTAATACACTTGAGGCAGGAAATCATACATTAACAGTAATTTATAACCCACAGGGCAAGGAATTTGTTAAAGGTACAGATAACCAAGAACCTGCAACAACTACTATTTCTTTGAGCGTTTCAAAGGCAACTGGCTCTATCACCAATATAAGTGATATTTCAAAGATTTATGACGGCAAAGGCGTTTTGGAACCTACCATTAGTAAACTGGGATCAGGCTCTGAAACGATTGAATACAAAGAGAAAGGGGCAGGAGATAATGCTTACACGACAACTGGGCCAGCTACAGTAGGAAATTACACTGTTCGTGTTACGGTGGGAGAAGATAATAATTATGAACAGGCAAGTGTCACAAAAGATTTTAACATAAGTTATCTATCGTTACCTGTAAATCCATATACTTTAACACCTGAACCCAATACAACGGGTTGGAGAAATACAGAGGTTTCTATTGTTCCTGCAAACACATATACAGTGGCAACAAGCCTTAATGGTACATATCAGAAAAGTATAAGAATTCCTGATTCGGTGACTAATTATATTATTTATCTAAAAAATTCAAGTGGCCAAATGACCGATGCAATAACTATTCAAGATATCAAGATTGACAGAGAAGTCCCCAGTGGTGAGATTTCAATTGATGAAAATAAATGGAATACTTTTCTTAATCAAATCACTTTTGGGTTGTTTTTTAAGGAAACAAAAAGTGTAAACATTACGGCAAAAGAACAAATATCAGGAACAACAACTGAGTACTTACAATCTGAAACAAGATACAATGCCGATACAATCAAAACTGCAAAAGGTTGGATAGCAGGGACAAGCTTTAATATTGCCCCCAAATTTGCAGGATATATCTATGCAAAAATAACCAGCGGTTCTGGGCTAGTATCATACATAGACACAATCGGCATTGTTAGTTATACCGATTCACAGCAGGCAACAGCAAATATCAGTTTTTCCAAAGCAAAAGGATCCGATGTAATGGCCAAGTTAAAATTAAATGGCAATACAATTAAACAGATCACAGATGGTACCAAAATACTTGTAAATGGCACTGATTATGATGTTTCTGGCGATATGATTACCTTTAAATTAAGCTATCTTGATACACTTGCTCTAGGAAATTATACCTTAACAATAAGCTATAATCCACAGGGTAAAGAGTATGACAATAGTCAGAATATAAACAATAAACCATTGGAAACACAAATCATGCTCCAAGTTACTAATGAATTAGATGAATTAAAAAAAATACACATTACGCCAATCAGCGTAGACTTTTTTGAAAATGAAAAAATACAAAAAAATGAGATTGCTTATACCATAGAAGGACTGCTTGCTGGGGAAGCTGCGGAAAATATTCTGGATTTATCAAAAATGATTTTACTAATTGATAACAATCCTATACTTAGTAATGACTTTACCCTAACTGAAGGGATACACTCAGTATCATTCTCTGGCGCTATGGCAAGCGGTTATGAAATAAGCTTTGAAACTGCCACTATCACTGTTCACAAAAAGCTAACTATAAATTTTGATGCTAATGGTGGTATTAATGTACCAAAACCTGTGAGTGCGCAATCGGGTCAATTGCTCAATATGCCTCAAAGTCCAATGAAGACAGGTAGTGCATTTATCGGTTGGACTCTAGATAAAACTACCAATAAATTATGGGATTTTGCTTATGATACAGTAACAACCGACGCGGTATTATATGCAGTATGGAGTAATGACCTATATTCTGTAGCAATAAAAAGTAATAATGGATCTCCAGACATTATTTATACTGGCGTTGCAAAATCTACATTTATAAACAAGCCTCAAGATCCAGAACTGAAAGGATATGGTTTTGTAGGATGGTATAGTAATCCTGAATTGACAATACCTTGGAACTTCTCAAAGAATCCAGTCACCAAAGATGTCAATATATATGCTAAATTTACGAGGGATACTTATACTGTAAATTTTGAGCTTTTCGGAAGTCTTGCACGCCAACCCATAACAGGTATTTATTATGACACATTAGTAAGACCAATTCCCACTGTCCCTGAAATTGAGGGAAAAATCTTTGCTGGGTGGTATTTAGATAAAAACTTAAGCCAATCTTTTGATTTTGCCTTTGATACAGTTAAAAGTGATATTACATTATACCCTAGGTGGGTAAATAAAACCTACACAGTATTTGGCGGTGTTGCAGATTCAAATGGGAATATTGTTCCGGATGTTAAAGTAAAAATTTCTTCAAATGGATCCCAGCTTGCAGAGACGACCACTGATAACAATGGGTTATTCAGGTTTATACAAGTTCCACAAGGTGATTATATCCTTACAGCTATCAGTAAGGATGGAAAGTCCAAAACACTAGATATCAGCGTTGTTAATAAAGATATTATGGAACTTGTGATGATACTGCCTCTGACAAATACAACCACTGTAGCACAAAAATCCAATAATGCAAGATATGTTGACATTAGAAATATGGATAATCTGCTCAATTCATCTCAAAAAAGTGTTTTCACTGTAACAGAGCAAAAGATATTAAGATCTGGTGGCAATGTCAAAGTCAATTCCATGGTTAAATCTTCTGATGAAATGCCAGCTGAAAAGCTTTCATCAGTCAATAATTTTGCCTCTAAAAGCGGATTAGTAACTGCTGAAAGTTACGATGTGTCTATTCAAAAATTGATTACAGATGTAAATGGAAATACTCAAACAGGATACATATCACAGACAGATAATACTTTAATGATAAAAATTCCGCTTACCGATAAGGCGAAAAACAAAAACAATTATTACATAATACGAGAACACAACGGACAAATGCAGACGATTACCACAACACCACAAAACGGTGAATACATAGAGTTAGCCAATGATTCTATTATTGTTCATGCTAAACGGTTTTCGTCTTTTACAGTGGCTTTTGATTCACAATACGCTCCGACTTGGGGGTGGTTACTGGTTGTTATCCCTTTGTTGTTAATTATCTGTTTGCTATATGTTAAGAATTTGGAATCCCAAAAGGGTGGTGATAAGTAA
- a CDS encoding mechanosensitive ion channel family protein — translation MSEDNKKNVIKTISLILKIMIYAVVVGFIILGVFAEKIFGPDNVFTANIGSIFAIKTNLANKLPVILKSITYIILIYAGQKIVRMIFNLILKKSKKGVTVIKLLDSFIKYACGIAVVFVVLSAFGVDTGTLLAGAGILGLAVGLGAQSLIEDIIAGLFLVFEKTFNVGDIVVIGGFRGTVKEIGIRTIKIVDIGGDTKIINNSKAGDIINMTNHLSLAVCDVEIEYGESLERVESILSENLQSIGSRIEGIVEGPFYKGIGTLGANGVGLKIIANCRELDKFQITRDLNREIKLLFDEHNISIPFQHIVVNDNTVFQKVTEKEKEKALNFVRAQKALSKHMEDGMN, via the coding sequence ATGTCTGAAGACAACAAAAAGAATGTTATAAAAACAATTTCACTTATTTTGAAAATTATGATTTATGCAGTGGTGGTTGGATTTATTATCCTGGGTGTTTTTGCGGAAAAAATCTTTGGACCTGATAATGTATTCACTGCCAATATAGGATCTATCTTTGCTATCAAAACCAATCTAGCAAATAAATTACCCGTCATTCTTAAATCAATTACTTATATTATATTAATTTATGCGGGTCAAAAGATTGTACGGATGATTTTTAATCTTATACTGAAAAAAAGCAAAAAGGGCGTAACAGTCATTAAGCTTTTAGACAGTTTTATAAAATACGCATGTGGTATAGCGGTTGTTTTTGTAGTTTTAAGCGCATTTGGTGTTGATACTGGTACATTGTTGGCAGGTGCTGGAATATTAGGCCTTGCAGTTGGCCTGGGTGCTCAAAGCTTAATAGAAGACATCATTGCCGGATTATTCTTGGTATTTGAAAAAACTTTCAATGTTGGCGATATTGTTGTAATTGGAGGTTTTCGCGGCACAGTAAAAGAAATTGGTATTCGAACAATAAAAATTGTTGATATAGGTGGGGATACCAAAATAATCAACAATTCAAAAGCTGGAGATATCATTAATATGACCAATCACTTATCTTTGGCTGTGTGTGATGTAGAAATCGAATATGGAGAGTCATTAGAGCGGGTAGAAAGTATTTTATCCGAAAATCTTCAATCAATTGGTTCCAGAATAGAAGGTATTGTTGAAGGACCGTTTTATAAAGGCATTGGAACTTTGGGTGCAAATGGTGTGGGTTTAAAAATCATTGCAAACTGTAGGGAATTAGACAAATTTCAGATCACCCGTGATTTAAACCGTGAAATAAAGTTGTTGTTTGATGAACATAACATATCTATTCCATTCCAGCACATTGTGGTAAATGACAATACTGTATTCCAAAAGGTTACAGAAAAGGAAAAGGAAAAGGCATTAAACTTTGTGCGTGCTCAAAAAGCTTTATCAAAGCATATGGAAGATGGAATGAATTAA
- a CDS encoding mechanosensitive ion channel domain-containing protein, whose translation MFLVVTYKPQLFLPISSEKLLSMVSVAFYTGIIIYFVQKIAYIAINYFGANETLLGFLGNVVICLLIINMVYDILVAYGVDAKSLKAISAVLAVMVATASKKTIKNILAGVFIAAEDVIHPFDFIVIKKYAGIVVETNLFYTMIEDGDENRKKIESCKFTNFNNASFNPSTIFLDAKVSAQIPMKEIDEIVNNVLSDPETKYPQFTEKPQFLGIEKFKDGKMFLRFMGRCKGKDRKKAIVSLTMQLHKNFIEKDKNIFLQHVEY comes from the coding sequence ATGTTTTTGGTAGTAACCTATAAACCGCAACTTTTTTTGCCCATTTCTTCAGAGAAGTTGTTGTCTATGGTTTCGGTTGCTTTTTATACGGGTATAATCATTTATTTTGTTCAAAAAATTGCCTATATTGCAATCAACTATTTTGGGGCGAATGAAACGCTCTTGGGTTTTTTGGGGAATGTTGTAATATGTTTGCTGATTATAAACATGGTTTATGATATATTAGTGGCTTATGGTGTGGATGCAAAATCTTTAAAAGCAATCAGTGCAGTCTTGGCGGTGATGGTTGCGACTGCAAGCAAAAAAACCATTAAAAATATCCTTGCTGGCGTGTTTATTGCTGCGGAAGACGTAATTCATCCCTTTGATTTTATTGTAATCAAAAAATATGCTGGTATCGTCGTGGAGACAAATTTGTTTTATACGATGATTGAAGATGGAGATGAAAATCGTAAAAAAATAGAAAGTTGCAAGTTTACAAATTTTAATAACGCATCCTTTAATCCTAGCACTATTTTTTTAGATGCAAAAGTATCGGCCCAAATACCCATGAAAGAAATTGACGAGATTGTAAACAATGTGCTTTCTGATCCCGAAACCAAATATCCCCAGTTTACTGAAAAACCCCAATTTTTAGGTATTGAGAAATTCAAAGACGGAAAAATGTTTTTAAGGTTTATGGGAAGATGTAAGGGAAAGGACCGAAAAAAAGCAATTGTTAGTCTGACAATGCAATTACATAAAAACTTTATTGAAAAGGATAAGAATATATTTTTGCAACATGTGGAATATTGA